A genomic stretch from Campylobacter lari subsp. concheus includes:
- a CDS encoding DUF6194 family protein, which translates to MSENLTIDFIQEYIKSHFKGLVYKFTYQEHSFFYNLDRVLKNGVYFCTIKENDGINDQASNLNREGVFRLSCSLCDQDYQNLFGQKPKKALKGKVDSLNYDFSMLDFIMSHSIYAYMGYICINNPSRKNFEIFKDHLELSYQKAIKTYQKRIVVL; encoded by the coding sequence ATGAGTGAAAATTTAACTATAGATTTTATCCAAGAATATATCAAGTCTCATTTTAAAGGTTTGGTGTATAAATTTACCTATCAAGAACATAGCTTTTTTTATAATCTTGATAGGGTTTTAAAAAACGGAGTTTATTTTTGTACTATTAAAGAAAATGATGGCATAAATGATCAAGCTTCAAATTTAAATAGAGAGGGTGTGTTTCGTCTAAGTTGCTCTCTTTGTGACCAAGATTACCAAAATCTTTTTGGACAAAAACCTAAAAAAGCTTTAAAGGGTAAGGTTGATAGTTTAAATTATGATTTTTCTATGCTTGATTTTATCATGTCTCATTCAATTTATGCTTATATGGGATATATTTGTATCAACAACCCTTCTAGAAAAAATTTTGAAATTTTCAAAGATCATCTTGAGCTTTCATATCAAAAAGCTATAAAAACTTATCAAAAAAGGATAGTGGTATTATGA
- the fmt gene encoding methionyl-tRNA formyltransferase, whose translation MKNIIFMGTPSYATCILKELVDKGFNVQALFTQPDKPVGRKQILTPSDTKKFVLENNLNIEIFTPKSLKDENIINGIKSLKPDFIVVAAYGKILPKEILDIAPCINLHASLLPKYRGASPIQSAILNGDKISGVCTMLMEEGLDSGAILENIECDIEGKNSTEVFTMLSNLAAKLTISTLLNFEKIIPKKQDESLVTHCKKIKKENGLINLDNANEIYQKFLAFTPWPGIFLENGMKFLDIELIDGEKTQKSGVILQVEKEGFLLSCTKGILRIKTLQESGKKALDAKTYLNGKRLKLGDSLF comes from the coding sequence ATGAAAAATATCATTTTTATGGGAACTCCATCTTATGCAACTTGTATTTTAAAAGAGCTTGTCGATAAAGGATTTAATGTCCAAGCCTTATTTACTCAACCTGATAAACCTGTGGGAAGAAAGCAAATTTTAACTCCAAGTGATACTAAAAAATTTGTTTTAGAAAATAATTTAAATATAGAAATTTTCACTCCAAAAAGCTTAAAAGATGAAAATATAATCAATGGAATAAAAAGCTTAAAACCTGATTTTATAGTTGTTGCTGCTTATGGGAAGATTTTACCAAAAGAAATTTTAGATATTGCTCCCTGTATCAATTTGCACGCTTCCTTGCTTCCTAAATATCGTGGTGCTTCACCTATACAAAGCGCTATTTTAAATGGGGATAAAATAAGTGGGGTTTGTACTATGCTTATGGAAGAAGGGCTTGATAGTGGTGCTATTTTAGAAAACATAGAATGTGATATAGAAGGTAAAAATTCAACAGAAGTTTTTACCATGCTTTCAAATTTAGCAGCCAAACTTACTATTTCTACACTTTTGAATTTTGAAAAAATTATCCCAAAAAAACAAGATGAAAGTTTAGTTACACATTGTAAAAAAATCAAAAAAGAAAATGGGTTGATTAATTTGGATAATGCAAATGAAATTTATCAAAAATTTTTAGCTTTTACACCTTGGCCTGGAATTTTTTTAGAAAATGGTATGAAATTTTTAGATATAGAATTAATCGATGGTGAAAAAACTCAAAAATCAGGTGTGATTTTACAAGTAGAAAAGGAAGGTTTTTTGCTTTCATGTACAAAAGGTATTTTAAGGATTAAAACTTTACAAGAAAGTGGAAAAAAAGCTTTAGATGCTAAGACTTATTTGAATGGAAAAAGGTTAAAACTTGGAGATAGTTTATTTTGA
- a CDS encoding biotin--[acetyl-CoA-carboxylase] ligase, which translates to MEIVYFDELESTQVYLSDKIRSGEITNNTAICAFIQSAGIGSRDNTWQSKQGNLHVSFCIKTQELTQDLPLASASIYFAFLMKEVLQRKNSKVWIKWPNDFYIEDKKIGGLMSSKINDFLVVGMGINLKYAPFNAEILDIEVDIAKLLNEYFSYVDEKILWKNIFSKYMLEFEKSRNFFIHNEGKILSLKDALLYKDGSILLDNKRIYSLR; encoded by the coding sequence TTGGAGATAGTTTATTTTGATGAACTTGAATCAACTCAAGTTTATTTAAGTGATAAAATTCGCAGCGGAGAAATTACTAACAATACAGCCATTTGCGCTTTTATACAAAGTGCTGGTATAGGTAGTAGGGATAATACTTGGCAAAGTAAGCAAGGAAATTTGCATGTATCTTTTTGCATAAAAACTCAAGAATTAACGCAAGATCTTCCTTTGGCTTCTGCTAGTATATACTTTGCATTTTTAATGAAAGAAGTATTACAAAGAAAAAATTCGAAAGTGTGGATTAAATGGCCTAATGATTTTTACATAGAAGATAAAAAAATAGGTGGCCTGATGAGTTCTAAAATCAATGATTTTTTGGTTGTAGGAATGGGGATTAATCTTAAATATGCTCCATTTAATGCTGAAATTTTAGACATAGAAGTAGATATAGCAAAACTTTTAAATGAGTATTTTTCTTATGTAGATGAGAAAATTTTATGGAAGAATATTTTTAGCAAGTATATGCTAGAATTTGAAAAATCAAGAAATTTTTTTATACATAATGAAGGTAAGATTTTATCTTTAAAAGATGCTTTGTTGTATAAAGATGGTTCTATATTGTTAGATAATAAAAGGATATATAGTTTAAGATGA
- a CDS encoding ParA family protein, which produces MSEIITIANQKGGVGKTTTAINLAASLAVAEKKVLLIDIDPQANATTGLGFNRSNYEYNIYHVFIGRKKLSEIILKTELPQLYLAPSNISLVGIEQEVVKESGEYRTILREKIKEIAKDYDFIIIDSPPALGSITVNAFAASDSVIIPIQCEFYALEGVAMVLNTIKFVKKTINPKLKIKGFLPTMYSSQNNLSKDTVEDLKQNFKQKLFRTGDNEDDFIIIPRNVKLAESPSYGKPIILYDIKSPGSVAYQNLAHSILG; this is translated from the coding sequence ATGAGTGAGATAATAACTATTGCAAATCAAAAAGGTGGAGTGGGTAAAACTACTACCGCTATTAATCTAGCGGCTTCTTTGGCAGTAGCTGAAAAAAAGGTTCTTTTAATAGATATTGATCCACAAGCTAATGCTACAACAGGACTTGGTTTTAATAGAAGTAATTATGAATATAATATTTATCATGTTTTTATAGGTAGGAAAAAACTTTCTGAAATTATTTTAAAAACTGAGCTTCCACAATTATACTTAGCCCCATCAAATATTTCTTTGGTTGGAATTGAGCAAGAAGTAGTAAAAGAAAGCGGAGAATATAGAACGATTTTAAGGGAAAAAATCAAAGAAATTGCCAAAGATTATGATTTTATTATCATCGACTCACCTCCTGCGCTTGGAAGCATTACAGTAAATGCTTTTGCAGCAAGTGATAGTGTTATTATCCCTATACAATGTGAGTTTTATGCGCTTGAGGGTGTTGCGATGGTTTTAAACACTATTAAATTTGTGAAAAAAACTATCAATCCAAAACTAAAAATAAAAGGCTTTTTGCCGACTATGTATAGCTCACAAAATAATCTTTCAAAAGATACTGTAGAGGATTTAAAGCAAAATTTCAAACAAAAGCTATTTAGAACAGGTGATAATGAAGATGATTTCATCATCATACCAAGAAATGTAAAACTTGCTGAAAGTCCAAGCTATGGAAAACCTATTATACTTTATGATATAAAATCTCCAGGTTCAGTGGCATATCAAAATTTAGCACATTCTATATTAGGATAA
- a CDS encoding ParB/RepB/Spo0J family partition protein has protein sequence MAKKSALGRGLSSILADIDEAYEKELGSNEGRIEEIDIDLISPNPYQPRKNFDIQALEELAGSIKEYGLIQPVVVFKKDEFNYILIAGERRFRACKLLEKEQIKVVVLNVDDIKLRELALIENIQRENLNPIELAHSYKELLEIHDITQEKLADLIHKSRPQIANTLRLLNLNEQTQNLIIEGKISQGHAKVLVGLEKEEEKMIVDTIIGQKLNVRDTEKLIKNFKNINQLEKNTTSNKQYQSIINLKEKIESLGLKVNTKDLKITINFENEDEVREFLKMLN, from the coding sequence ATGGCAAAAAAAAGTGCATTAGGAAGAGGTTTAAGCAGTATTTTGGCTGATATTGATGAAGCTTATGAAAAAGAATTAGGTTCTAATGAAGGTAGAATAGAAGAAATTGATATAGATTTAATTAGCCCAAACCCTTATCAGCCAAGAAAAAATTTTGATATCCAAGCTTTAGAAGAACTTGCAGGTTCTATTAAAGAATATGGTTTGATTCAGCCTGTTGTGGTTTTTAAAAAAGATGAATTTAATTATATTTTAATAGCAGGTGAGAGAAGATTTAGAGCATGTAAGCTTTTAGAGAAAGAACAGATTAAAGTTGTAGTTTTAAATGTAGATGATATAAAATTACGTGAGCTTGCTTTAATAGAAAACATTCAAAGAGAGAATCTAAATCCTATAGAATTAGCACATTCTTACAAAGAATTGCTAGAAATTCATGATATCACTCAAGAAAAATTAGCAGATCTTATCCATAAATCAAGACCTCAAATTGCCAATACCTTAAGACTTTTAAATTTAAATGAGCAAACACAAAATCTCATTATAGAAGGTAAAATTTCACAAGGGCATGCAAAAGTTTTAGTGGGACTTGAAAAAGAAGAAGAAAAAATGATAGTTGATACTATTATAGGGCAAAAACTCAATGTAAGAGATACCGAAAAATTAATTAAAAATTTTAAAAATATAAATCAATTAGAAAAAAATACAACTTCAAATAAACAATATCAATCTATAATAAATTTAAAAGAAAAAATTGAATCTTTAGGTTTAAAAGTAAATACTAAAGATTTAAAAATTACTATAAATTTTGAAAACGAAGATGAGGTTAGAGAATTTCTAAAGATGTTAAATTAA
- a CDS encoding FoF1 ATP synthase subunit B': MFNDVHFSIMIATGVIFLLMIAILNSMLYKPLIKFMDSRDLTIKNDEEKMKKNSDDVSNVENELEKIHIQTRDEISQIKAKAIEEAKLKQEKELSTRKRELEDQMLVFLKSLKEKEKELKEEMRLKMPEFKQSFKDSLSKI; the protein is encoded by the coding sequence ATGTTTAATGATGTACATTTTTCCATCATGATAGCCACCGGTGTCATTTTTTTGCTTATGATAGCGATTTTAAATTCTATGCTCTATAAACCTTTGATTAAATTTATGGATTCTAGAGATTTAACCATAAAAAATGATGAAGAAAAAATGAAAAAAAATTCCGACGATGTTTCAAATGTGGAAAATGAGTTGGAAAAAATTCATATCCAAACAAGAGATGAAATCAGTCAAATCAAAGCAAAAGCTATAGAAGAAGCTAAATTAAAACAAGAAAAAGAATTATCAACAAGAAAAAGAGAATTAGAAGATCAAATGCTTGTTTTTCTTAAAAGTCTAAAAGAGAAAGAAAAAGAGTTAAAAGAAGAAATGCGTTTAAAAATGCCAGAATTTAAACAAAGCTTTAAAGATAGCTTGAGTAAAATTTAA
- a CDS encoding F0F1 ATP synthase subunit B: MLKKITLLSILPFYAFAAGNGSGEYDIIPRAVNFVLFAAILYYFIATPLKNFYNGRIAKIASRMNEIQEKLIASKNHKLEMMKKLDLAKQEAVNAVALAKKEAEIITEKIENETKMEIKVLEKTYEEHKEYEIRKMEKEVVQAVLEEIFEDQNLQLQQKEILNIMMKKVS; this comes from the coding sequence ATGTTAAAAAAAATTACATTATTATCAATACTTCCTTTTTATGCTTTTGCAGCAGGTAATGGAAGTGGTGAGTATGATATTATTCCAAGAGCGGTTAATTTTGTTTTATTTGCTGCTATTTTGTATTATTTCATAGCAACACCTTTGAAAAATTTCTATAATGGTAGAATTGCAAAGATTGCGTCTAGAATGAATGAAATTCAAGAAAAACTTATTGCAAGTAAAAATCATAAATTAGAAATGATGAAAAAATTAGATTTAGCCAAACAAGAAGCTGTTAATGCAGTTGCTCTTGCAAAAAAAGAAGCAGAAATTATTACTGAAAAAATCGAGAATGAAACAAAAATGGAAATTAAAGTTCTAGAGAAAACTTACGAAGAGCACAAAGAATATGAAATAAGAAAAATGGAAAAAGAAGTTGTACAAGCAGTTTTAGAAGAAATTTTTGAAGATCAAAATTTACAGCTACAACAAAAAGAAATTTTAAATATCATGATGAAAAAGGTGTCTTGA
- a CDS encoding F0F1 ATP synthase subunit delta, with protein sequence MEKVIAKTYAKAILERNDFENFYSNLLELSSAFVSNKFIDILNSYEIKQDKKLELILSLLDNPSDAFKNFINLIVDNKREMLIPEIIKELSEQKASKENTFLGQVYSKEKLSEEEIKNLEEKLSLKFNAKIRLDSKISDNDSVKISLDGLGYEISFSMQSLKAKMNEYILKAI encoded by the coding sequence ATGGAAAAAGTAATTGCTAAAACATATGCAAAGGCAATATTAGAAAGAAATGATTTTGAAAATTTTTATTCTAATTTGTTAGAGTTAAGTTCAGCTTTTGTATCTAATAAATTTATAGATATTTTAAATTCATACGAAATAAAACAAGACAAAAAACTAGAATTAATACTTTCATTATTGGATAATCCAAGTGATGCTTTTAAAAATTTTATAAATTTAATTGTGGATAATAAAAGAGAAATGTTAATTCCAGAAATCATTAAAGAATTAAGTGAACAAAAAGCATCAAAAGAAAATACATTTTTAGGACAAGTTTATTCAAAAGAAAAATTAAGCGAAGAAGAAATTAAAAATTTAGAGGAAAAACTTAGTCTTAAATTTAATGCAAAAATTAGATTAGATAGTAAAATAAGTGATAATGACAGTGTAAAAATTAGCTTAGATGGACTTGGATATGAAATTTCATTTTCAATGCAAAGCTTAAAAGCTAAGATGAATGAATATATATTAAAAGCAATTTAA
- the atpA gene encoding F0F1 ATP synthase subunit alpha, producing the protein MKFKADEISSIIKERIEKFDFNLEIEETGKIISVADGVAKVYGLKNAMAGEMVEFENGEKGMVLNLEESSVGIVILGKGLGLKEGSSVKRLKKLLKVPVGDALIGRVVNALGEPIDAKGVIEASEYRFVEEKAKGIMARKSVHEPLHTGIKAIDALVPIGRGQRELIIGDRQTGKTTVAIDTIISQKGKDVICIYVAIGQKQSTVAQVVKKLEEYGAMDYTIVVNAGASDPAALQYLAPYTGVTMGEYFRDNSRHALIVYDDLSKHAVAYREMSLILRRPPGREAYPGDVFYLHSRLLERASKLSDELGAGSLTALPIIETQAGDVSAYIPTNVISITDGQIFLETDLFNSGIRPAINVGLSVSRVGGAAQIKATKQVSGTLRLDLAQYRELQAFAQFASDLDEASRKQLERGQRMVEVLKQPPYSPLSPENQVVIIFAGTKGYLDDVAVSKIGEFEAALYPFIEAKYPEIFEQIRTKKALDKDLEEKLAKALSEFKANHI; encoded by the coding sequence ATGAAATTTAAAGCAGATGAAATTAGTTCTATTATAAAAGAAAGAATTGAAAAATTTGACTTTAATCTTGAAATAGAAGAAACCGGTAAAATTATTTCAGTTGCCGATGGTGTTGCTAAGGTATATGGCCTTAAAAATGCTATGGCTGGAGAGATGGTTGAATTTGAAAATGGCGAAAAAGGAATGGTTCTTAACCTTGAAGAATCAAGTGTTGGTATTGTTATCTTAGGTAAAGGACTTGGACTTAAAGAAGGAAGTTCTGTAAAAAGATTAAAAAAACTTTTAAAAGTTCCAGTTGGAGATGCGTTGATAGGACGTGTTGTAAATGCCTTAGGTGAGCCAATTGATGCTAAAGGCGTTATTGAAGCGAGCGAATATCGTTTTGTAGAAGAAAAAGCAAAAGGTATTATGGCTAGAAAAAGCGTTCATGAGCCATTGCACACAGGTATTAAGGCGATTGATGCTCTAGTTCCAATTGGTAGAGGACAAAGAGAATTAATCATTGGTGATAGACAAACAGGTAAAACAACTGTGGCAATCGATACAATTATTAGTCAAAAAGGTAAAGATGTTATTTGTATTTATGTTGCAATTGGTCAAAAACAAAGTACTGTAGCTCAAGTAGTTAAAAAGCTTGAAGAATATGGTGCAATGGATTATACTATAGTGGTGAATGCGGGTGCATCAGATCCTGCTGCATTACAGTATCTTGCACCATATACTGGGGTAACTATGGGTGAATATTTTAGAGATAATTCAAGACATGCATTGATTGTTTATGATGATTTAAGTAAACATGCTGTTGCATATCGTGAAATGTCTTTGATTTTACGTCGTCCTCCAGGTCGTGAGGCTTATCCAGGAGATGTGTTCTATCTGCATTCAAGATTGCTTGAAAGAGCAAGTAAATTAAGCGATGAGCTTGGCGCGGGAAGCTTGACTGCGCTTCCTATTATTGAAACTCAAGCAGGGGATGTTTCAGCTTATATTCCAACCAATGTTATTTCAATTACAGATGGTCAAATTTTCTTAGAAACAGATTTATTTAACTCAGGTATTCGCCCTGCGATTAATGTTGGTTTATCTGTATCTCGTGTTGGTGGTGCTGCACAAATTAAAGCAACAAAACAAGTTTCAGGTACATTAAGACTTGATTTAGCTCAGTATAGAGAATTGCAAGCTTTTGCACAATTTGCAAGTGATTTGGATGAAGCTAGTAGAAAACAACTTGAGCGTGGACAAAGAATGGTTGAAGTTTTAAAGCAACCTCCATATTCTCCACTTTCACCAGAAAATCAAGTTGTGATTATTTTTGCGGGTACTAAAGGTTATTTAGATGATGTTGCAGTTTCGAAAATCGGAGAATTTGAAGCAGCTTTATACCCATTTATTGAGGCTAAATATCCAGAAATTTTTGAGCAAATTAGAACTAAAAAAGCTTTAGATAAAGATTTAGAAGAAAAACTAGCTAAAGCATTGAGTGAGTTTAAAGCAAACCATATATAA
- the atpG gene encoding ATP synthase F1 subunit gamma yields MSNLKEIKRKIKSVHNTQKTTNAMKLVSTAKLRKAEEAAKKSKVFAQKIDEVLSEIAFKINQYEGLDDKLPFFRKKDNIEKMDIIFVTADKGLCGGFNIKTIKAVNEMLEDCKTKKIKVRLRAIGKTGIEYFNFQNIEILEKYLDTSSSPDYDKACAIIQKAVDDFVNGVTDKIVIIHNGYKNMISQEIRINELLPVEAIVGKEEEKSESLMDLEPEDEEILNDLLKTYFEYNMYFSLVDSLAAEHSARMQAMDNATNNAKARVKQLNLAYNKARQESITTELIEIISGVESMK; encoded by the coding sequence ATGTCTAATTTAAAAGAAATTAAAAGAAAAATAAAAAGTGTTCACAATACACAAAAGACAACCAATGCGATGAAGCTTGTCTCTACTGCTAAATTAAGAAAAGCAGAAGAGGCAGCTAAAAAATCAAAGGTTTTTGCTCAAAAAATCGATGAAGTTTTATCAGAAATTGCATTCAAGATCAATCAATACGAAGGGCTTGATGACAAACTTCCATTTTTCAGAAAAAAAGATAATATAGAAAAAATGGATATTATTTTTGTCACAGCCGATAAGGGTTTGTGTGGTGGATTTAATATTAAAACCATTAAAGCCGTAAATGAAATGCTTGAAGATTGCAAAACAAAAAAAATCAAAGTAAGATTAAGAGCTATTGGTAAAACAGGTATAGAATATTTTAATTTTCAAAATATAGAAATTTTGGAAAAATATTTAGATACAAGTTCAAGTCCAGATTATGATAAGGCTTGTGCTATTATCCAAAAAGCTGTTGATGATTTTGTAAATGGCGTGACAGATAAAATTGTAATCATTCATAATGGTTATAAAAATATGATTTCTCAAGAAATTCGTATTAATGAGTTGTTGCCAGTAGAAGCTATTGTTGGTAAAGAAGAAGAAAAGTCTGAATCTTTAATGGATTTAGAGCCAGAAGATGAAGAAATTTTAAATGATTTGTTAAAAACTTATTTTGAATATAACATGTATTTTTCTTTGGTTGATTCTTTAGCAGCTGAACATAGTGCTAGAATGCAAGCCATGGATAATGCAACCAATAATGCAAAAGCTAGAGTTAAGCAACTTAATCTAGCTTATAATAAAGCAAGACAAGAATCTATTACCACCGAACTGATAGAAATCATCAGCGGTGTTGAGTCAATGAAATAA
- the atpD gene encoding F0F1 ATP synthase subunit beta gives MQGFISQVLGPVVDVEFKDYLPQINEAIIVNYELEGKECKLVLEVAAHLGDNKVRTIAMDMTDGLVRGLTAVATGNPISVPVGEKVLGRIFNVTGDLIDEGEEINFDKHWSIHRDPPPFEEQSTKSEIFETGIKVVDLLAPYAKGGKVGLFGGAGVGKTVIIMELIHNVAFKHSGYSVFAGVGERTREGNDLYNEMKESNVLDKVALCYGQMNEPPGARNRIALTGLTMAEYFRDEMGLDVLMFIDNIFRFSQSGSEMSALLGRIPSAVGYQPTLASEMGKFQERITSTKKGSITSVQAVYVPADDLTDPAPATVFAHLDATTVLNRSIAEKGIYPAVDPLDSTSRMLDPQIIGEEHYKVARGVQSVLQKYKDLQDIIAILGMDELSEEDKLIVERARKIEKFLSQPFFVAEVFTGSPGKYISLEDTIAGFKGILEGKYDDLPENAFYMVGNIDEAIAKAETLKEVSRKDVCLDNCKVDKAKKG, from the coding sequence ATGCAAGGTTTTATTTCTCAAGTTTTAGGACCAGTGGTTGATGTTGAATTTAAAGACTATCTTCCACAAATTAATGAAGCTATTATTGTTAATTATGAATTAGAAGGAAAAGAATGCAAGCTAGTTCTTGAAGTAGCTGCACATTTAGGTGATAATAAAGTAAGAACCATCGCTATGGATATGACAGATGGTCTTGTTAGAGGTTTAACAGCTGTTGCAACTGGAAATCCAATTAGCGTTCCAGTAGGCGAAAAAGTTCTTGGAAGAATTTTTAATGTAACGGGTGATTTGATTGATGAGGGCGAAGAAATCAATTTTGATAAACACTGGTCAATTCATAGAGATCCACCTCCATTTGAAGAGCAAAGTACAAAAAGTGAAATCTTTGAAACAGGTATAAAGGTTGTTGATTTGCTAGCTCCTTATGCCAAGGGTGGTAAAGTTGGTCTTTTTGGTGGTGCAGGTGTTGGCAAAACCGTTATTATCATGGAATTAATTCACAATGTTGCATTTAAACACAGCGGATATTCGGTTTTTGCAGGTGTTGGTGAAAGAACTCGTGAGGGCAATGACCTTTATAATGAAATGAAAGAAAGTAATGTATTGGATAAAGTTGCATTGTGCTATGGTCAAATGAATGAACCACCAGGGGCAAGAAATCGTATCGCGTTAACAGGTCTTACTATGGCTGAGTATTTTAGAGATGAAATGGGACTTGATGTTTTAATGTTTATTGATAATATTTTTAGATTTTCTCAATCAGGTTCAGAAATGTCAGCGCTTTTAGGAAGAATTCCTTCAGCTGTTGGTTATCAACCAACCCTAGCTAGTGAAATGGGTAAGTTCCAAGAAAGAATTACTTCAACCAAAAAAGGATCTATTACTTCAGTTCAAGCAGTTTATGTGCCAGCAGATGACTTAACAGACCCTGCACCAGCAACAGTTTTTGCGCACTTAGATGCAACAACAGTTTTAAATAGATCAATTGCTGAAAAAGGTATTTATCCAGCTGTTGATCCACTTGATTCTACTTCAAGAATGCTTGATCCACAGATTATTGGTGAAGAGCACTATAAAGTAGCACGTGGAGTACAATCAGTATTACAAAAATATAAAGATTTACAAGATATTATTGCTATTTTGGGTATGGATGAGTTAAGTGAAGAAGATAAATTGATTGTTGAAAGAGCAAGAAAAATTGAAAAATTCCTATCTCAACCATTCTTCGTTGCTGAAGTTTTCACAGGCAGCCCTGGAAAATATATCAGCTTAGAAGATACAATTGCAGGATTTAAAGGTATTTTAGAAGGTAAATACGATGATTTACCAGAAAATGCTTTTTATATGGTTGGTAATATAGATGAAGCTATAGCAAAAGCTGAAACACTTAAAGAAGTTAGCAGAAAAGACGTTTGTTTAGATAATTGTAAAGTGGATAAGGCTAAAAAAGGTTAA